In one Ananas comosus cultivar F153 linkage group 12, ASM154086v1, whole genome shotgun sequence genomic region, the following are encoded:
- the LOC109718814 gene encoding uncharacterized protein LOC109718814, with product MESETAAASSSSSSSSSSSSSSSSAATEASCCPICLDPLTDHAYLDRCFHAFCYKCITKWVKFAAAKHPRPLSSIRCPLCKVENLSIIHGFSGGSFQRRYVNQDQRNRCLSGAYELRSHVYDREEEIANNIFDVQRYWKSRKYLWQNMWLQNWLRREIQTITQEEDADVIVHHIQGVVESFMARQQKESLKGTPEQKREEFRRLIFGAAGPFLLARTKRFVDELELFLASGLNIDAYDRVYMQRLSMSSSRDTREIDAESSDQSVQSRFLYFLNEDDGD from the exons ATGGAATCGGAaacggcggcggcgtcgtcctcctcttcttcttcttcttcttcttcttcttcctcttcctcggcCGCCACCGAGGCTTCTTGTTGCCCCATCTGTCTCGATCCTCTCACAGACCACGCCTACTTAGATCGCTGCTTCC ATGCATTTTGCTACAAATGTATTACGAAATGGGTGAAATTCGCCGCAGCCAAGCACCCCCGACCCTTGTCTTCGATCAGATGCCCCCTCTGCAAG GTCGAGAACTTATCTATAATACATGGATTCAGTGGTGGATCTTTTCAGCGGCGTTACGTGAATCAGGATCAAAGAAACAG GTGTCTTTCGGGTGCTTATGAACTTAGGTCGCACGTGTACGATAGAGAAGAAG AGATCGCGAATAATATATTTGACGTGCAACGGTATTGGAAGAGCCGCAAGTATCTGTGGCAAAACATGTGGCTGCAAAATTGGCTGAGACGGGAGATTCAGACGATTACGCAA GAGGAGGATGCTGATGTTATTGTCCATCACATTCAAGGTGTTGTTGAGTCTTTTATGGCAAG GCAACAAAAGGAGAGTCTAAAAGGTACACCCGAGCAGAAGCGCGAAGAGTTTCGGCGCTTGATATTTGGTGCCGCCGGGCCGTTTCTCCTAGCCCGCACCAAGCGGTTTGTTGATGAGCTCGAACTGTTCCTCGCTTCGGGTCTGAATATCGATGCTTACGACAGAGTCTACATGCAGAGGCTAAGCATGTCCTCGTCGCGTGACACAAGAGAGATTGATGCAGAGTCATCTGATCAATCTGTTCAAAGCCGGTTCTTGTATTTTCTCAACGAAGATGATGGCGATTGA